One genomic region from Paramormyrops kingsleyae isolate MSU_618 chromosome 24, PKINGS_0.4, whole genome shotgun sequence encodes:
- the LOC111850617 gene encoding claudin-15-like isoform X1: MRAIAEVLAFLLGFLSVIMVGVSLQNPYWRVSSDDGNVIRTSTIYENLWMSCASDSSGSFNCRDFPSLFALSGPLQASRALMIAAISMGTAGVFATLVGMKCSKVMGENYVLKGRIAGTGGAFFLLQGLCTMISVSWYAFNITQEFFDPLYPGIKYELGEALYIGWVSATIAICGGVCLLCSCKSANSEKLPYHHESARGTVYSARRGIEDTGLPNTPSHYGRNAYV, from the exons ATGCGTGCTATCGCTGAAGTATTAGCTTTTCTTCTTGGTTTCCTGAGTGTAATCATGGTCGGAGTTTCTTTGCAAAATCCGTACTGGAGAGTATCGAGCGATGACGGAAACGTGATCCGAACCTCCACCATCTACGAGAACCTCTGGATGTCCTGCGCAAGCGACTCCAGCGGCTCCTTCAACTGCCGCGACTTCCCCTCTCTCTTCGCGCTGTCCG GGCCCCTTCAAGCGTCCCGAGCGCTTATGATTGCGGCCATATCGATGGGCACGGCCGGCGTCTTTGCCACCCTGGTCGGAATGAAGTGCTCCAAAGTTATGGGAGAAAACTATGTGCTGAAGGGGAGGATCGCTGGAACTGGGGGCGCATTTTTCCTGCTCCAAG GTCTCTGCACTATGATATCTGTATCTTGGTACGCGTTTAATATCACCCAAGAGTTTTTTGATCCACTCTATCCAGGGATAAA GTACGAACTCGGAGAGGCGCTGTATATCGGTTGGGTTTCGGCTACGATCGCCATCTGCGGGGGGGTATGTCTGCTGTGCTCCTGCAAGTCGGCGAATTCAGAGAAACT GCCTTATCACCACGAGTCGGCAAGAGGTACAGTATACTCAGCGAGGCGAGGAATCGAGGACACTGGGCTACCGAACACGCCCAGTCACTACGGCAGGAATGCCTACGTCTGA
- the LOC111850617 gene encoding claudin-15-like isoform X2 — translation MVGVSLQNPYWRVSSDDGNVIRTSTIYENLWMSCASDSSGSFNCRDFPSLFALSGPLQASRALMIAAISMGTAGVFATLVGMKCSKVMGENYVLKGRIAGTGGAFFLLQGLCTMISVSWYAFNITQEFFDPLYPGIKYELGEALYIGWVSATIAICGGVCLLCSCKSANSEKLPYHHESARGTVYSARRGIEDTGLPNTPSHYGRNAYV, via the exons ATGGTCGGAGTTTCTTTGCAAAATCCGTACTGGAGAGTATCGAGCGATGACGGAAACGTGATCCGAACCTCCACCATCTACGAGAACCTCTGGATGTCCTGCGCAAGCGACTCCAGCGGCTCCTTCAACTGCCGCGACTTCCCCTCTCTCTTCGCGCTGTCCG GGCCCCTTCAAGCGTCCCGAGCGCTTATGATTGCGGCCATATCGATGGGCACGGCCGGCGTCTTTGCCACCCTGGTCGGAATGAAGTGCTCCAAAGTTATGGGAGAAAACTATGTGCTGAAGGGGAGGATCGCTGGAACTGGGGGCGCATTTTTCCTGCTCCAAG GTCTCTGCACTATGATATCTGTATCTTGGTACGCGTTTAATATCACCCAAGAGTTTTTTGATCCACTCTATCCAGGGATAAA GTACGAACTCGGAGAGGCGCTGTATATCGGTTGGGTTTCGGCTACGATCGCCATCTGCGGGGGGGTATGTCTGCTGTGCTCCTGCAAGTCGGCGAATTCAGAGAAACT GCCTTATCACCACGAGTCGGCAAGAGGTACAGTATACTCAGCGAGGCGAGGAATCGAGGACACTGGGCTACCGAACACGCCCAGTCACTACGGCAGGAATGCCTACGTCTGA
- the sat2b gene encoding diamine acetyltransferase 2b isoform X4, giving the protein MDFMIRAATPEDCKDISRMIMELAVYENMPDQVKISHEGYTVIGYALFFYTYSTWKGRSVYMEDLYVMPEFRGEFPGKGVGTALMSKVAQVGKEQQCVRLQFSVLNWNTPSLDFYKAKGAQDLTDSEGWHVLRFDGEALDKLAQMAPKN; this is encoded by the exons ATGGACTTCATGATTCGCGCTGCCACGCCGGAGGACTGCAAAGATATATCGCGGATGATCATG GAATTGGCGGTTTATGAGAATATGCCTGACCAAGTGAAGATTTCACATGAAG GTTATACAGTGATTGGCTATGCCCTGTTCTTCTACACATACAGCACATGGAAAGGCCGTTCCGTGTACATGGAGGACCTCTATGTCATGCCAGAGTTCAGAGGTGAGTTTCCAG GCAAGGGTGTTGGCACGGCATTAATGAGTAAGGTTGCTCAG GTGGGTAAGGAGCAGCAGTGTGTGCGTCTGCAGTTTTCCGTGCTTAACTGGAACACTCCATCTCTGGACTTTTACAAAGCCAAGGGTGCCCAGGACCTGACAGACAGCGAGGGCTGGCATGTACTGCGATTTGATGGGGAGGCGCTGGACAAACTAGCGCAAATGGCACCCAAAAATTAA
- the sat2b gene encoding diamine acetyltransferase 2b isoform X3 — MPDQVKISHEVLEQDGFCKNPFFHCLVAEVAEQYRTTEGYTVIGYALFFYTYSTWKGRSVYMEDLYVMPEFRGEFPGKGVGTALMSKVAQVGKEQQCVRLQFSVLNWNTPSLDFYKAKGAQDLTDSEGWHVLRFDGEALDKLAQMAPKN, encoded by the exons ATGCCTGACCAAGTGAAGATTTCACATGAAG TGCTGGAACAAGATGGGTTTTGCAAAAATCCTTTCTTTCACTGCCTTGTTGCAGAGGTGGCAGAACAGTACAGAACGACAGAGG GTTATACAGTGATTGGCTATGCCCTGTTCTTCTACACATACAGCACATGGAAAGGCCGTTCCGTGTACATGGAGGACCTCTATGTCATGCCAGAGTTCAGAGGTGAGTTTCCAG GCAAGGGTGTTGGCACGGCATTAATGAGTAAGGTTGCTCAG GTGGGTAAGGAGCAGCAGTGTGTGCGTCTGCAGTTTTCCGTGCTTAACTGGAACACTCCATCTCTGGACTTTTACAAAGCCAAGGGTGCCCAGGACCTGACAGACAGCGAGGGCTGGCATGTACTGCGATTTGATGGGGAGGCGCTGGACAAACTAGCGCAAATGGCACCCAAAAATTAA
- the sat2b gene encoding diamine acetyltransferase 2b isoform X5 — MDFMIRAATPEDCKDISRMIMELAVYENMPDQVKISHEGYTVIGYALFFYTYSTWKGRSVYMEDLYVMPEFRGKGVGTALMSKVAQVGKEQQCVRLQFSVLNWNTPSLDFYKAKGAQDLTDSEGWHVLRFDGEALDKLAQMAPKN; from the exons ATGGACTTCATGATTCGCGCTGCCACGCCGGAGGACTGCAAAGATATATCGCGGATGATCATG GAATTGGCGGTTTATGAGAATATGCCTGACCAAGTGAAGATTTCACATGAAG GTTATACAGTGATTGGCTATGCCCTGTTCTTCTACACATACAGCACATGGAAAGGCCGTTCCGTGTACATGGAGGACCTCTATGTCATGCCAGAGTTCAGAG GCAAGGGTGTTGGCACGGCATTAATGAGTAAGGTTGCTCAG GTGGGTAAGGAGCAGCAGTGTGTGCGTCTGCAGTTTTCCGTGCTTAACTGGAACACTCCATCTCTGGACTTTTACAAAGCCAAGGGTGCCCAGGACCTGACAGACAGCGAGGGCTGGCATGTACTGCGATTTGATGGGGAGGCGCTGGACAAACTAGCGCAAATGGCACCCAAAAATTAA
- the sat2b gene encoding diamine acetyltransferase 2b isoform X2 produces the protein MDFMIRAATPEDCKDISRMIMELAVYENMPDQVKISHEVLEQDGFCKNPFFHCLVAEVAEQYRTTEGYTVIGYALFFYTYSTWKGRSVYMEDLYVMPEFRGKGVGTALMSKVAQVGKEQQCVRLQFSVLNWNTPSLDFYKAKGAQDLTDSEGWHVLRFDGEALDKLAQMAPKN, from the exons ATGGACTTCATGATTCGCGCTGCCACGCCGGAGGACTGCAAAGATATATCGCGGATGATCATG GAATTGGCGGTTTATGAGAATATGCCTGACCAAGTGAAGATTTCACATGAAG TGCTGGAACAAGATGGGTTTTGCAAAAATCCTTTCTTTCACTGCCTTGTTGCAGAGGTGGCAGAACAGTACAGAACGACAGAGG GTTATACAGTGATTGGCTATGCCCTGTTCTTCTACACATACAGCACATGGAAAGGCCGTTCCGTGTACATGGAGGACCTCTATGTCATGCCAGAGTTCAGAG GCAAGGGTGTTGGCACGGCATTAATGAGTAAGGTTGCTCAG GTGGGTAAGGAGCAGCAGTGTGTGCGTCTGCAGTTTTCCGTGCTTAACTGGAACACTCCATCTCTGGACTTTTACAAAGCCAAGGGTGCCCAGGACCTGACAGACAGCGAGGGCTGGCATGTACTGCGATTTGATGGGGAGGCGCTGGACAAACTAGCGCAAATGGCACCCAAAAATTAA
- the sat2b gene encoding diamine acetyltransferase 2b isoform X1 yields MDFMIRAATPEDCKDISRMIMELAVYENMPDQVKISHEVLEQDGFCKNPFFHCLVAEVAEQYRTTEGYTVIGYALFFYTYSTWKGRSVYMEDLYVMPEFRGEFPGKGVGTALMSKVAQVGKEQQCVRLQFSVLNWNTPSLDFYKAKGAQDLTDSEGWHVLRFDGEALDKLAQMAPKN; encoded by the exons ATGGACTTCATGATTCGCGCTGCCACGCCGGAGGACTGCAAAGATATATCGCGGATGATCATG GAATTGGCGGTTTATGAGAATATGCCTGACCAAGTGAAGATTTCACATGAAG TGCTGGAACAAGATGGGTTTTGCAAAAATCCTTTCTTTCACTGCCTTGTTGCAGAGGTGGCAGAACAGTACAGAACGACAGAGG GTTATACAGTGATTGGCTATGCCCTGTTCTTCTACACATACAGCACATGGAAAGGCCGTTCCGTGTACATGGAGGACCTCTATGTCATGCCAGAGTTCAGAGGTGAGTTTCCAG GCAAGGGTGTTGGCACGGCATTAATGAGTAAGGTTGCTCAG GTGGGTAAGGAGCAGCAGTGTGTGCGTCTGCAGTTTTCCGTGCTTAACTGGAACACTCCATCTCTGGACTTTTACAAAGCCAAGGGTGCCCAGGACCTGACAGACAGCGAGGGCTGGCATGTACTGCGATTTGATGGGGAGGCGCTGGACAAACTAGCGCAAATGGCACCCAAAAATTAA
- the LOC111850641 gene encoding low density lipoprotein receptor adapter protein 1-B-like has product MSLMQSLKKSPAVLRRRLRRDRTEDLSHGDPLFKLQYLGSENVYSLDLEQARDAIGRLLEGAPSRPGKEHALVVRPRYVEVKELSTGRQLSKTFLQDIAYCTADTVHPNVFLYICKQRNRQLQCRVFWCSRAERAKELTACLAAAFQRALSDWQGDSSNRTQGEGPASGGFLDLSNQESRSAALLTHLAKGGSVEEAEPGFLLSSESEPEEGHPV; this is encoded by the exons ATGTCCCTGATGCAGAGCCTGAAGAAGTCTCCCGCGGTGCTTCGGCGCCGGCTGCGCCGCGACAGGACCGAGGACCTGTCGCACGGCGACCCTCTCTTCAAGCTGCAGTACTTGGGCTCGGAGAACGtctactctctggacctggagCAGGCGCGGGATGCCATCGGCCGGCTGCTGGAGGGCGCCCCCAGCAGGCCGGGGAAGGAGCACGCGCTGGTGGTGCGTCCGCGCTACGTGGAGGTGAAGGAGCTCAGCACGGGCCGGCAGCTGTCCAAGACGTTCCTGCAGGACATCGCGTACTGCACCGCCGACACCGTGCACCCCAACGTCTTCCTCTACATCTGCAAGCAGCGCAACCGGCAGCTGCAGTGCCGCGTGTTCTGGTGCAGCCGGGCCGAGCGGGCCAAGGAACTCACCGCCTGCCTGGCCGCCGCCTTTCAAAGGGCGCTCAGTGACTGGCAGGGCGATTCCTCCAATCGGACGCAAGGGGAGGGCCCTGCCAGTGGTGGCTTCCTGGATCTGTCCAATCAGGAGTCCAGGAGTGCCGCACTGCTGACACACCTTGCCAAAG GTGGGTCAGTGGAGGAGGCGGAGCCTGGTTTCCTGCTGTCCAGTGAGAGCGAGCCAGAGGAGGGACATCCTGTTTGA
- the LOC140582221 gene encoding transmembrane protein 272-like produces the protein MENRNLLRNLPQTPKPSLPVLVLSKLIMIVLPIAQIAIGVVYMKDCPAEHYIPIYLVVTGSFSLALAVLSCLPCSQESDEGDQGPLYKLCTTWNSLVSFFLFCWFIAGNVWIYSIYAPDYDPKAGVSYCNKTLYLFAFWTTTLCYILLGLMLVGGCCMLLCLCVLGKSVQEGADEV, from the exons ATGGAAAACCGCAACTTGCTCCGCAACCTGCCACAGACCCCGAAGCCTTCCCTGCCTGTACTAG TGCTTTCCAAGCTCATCATGATCGTCCTGCCCATCGCGCAGATCGCCATAG GTGTCGTGTACATGAAGGACTGTCCGGCAGAGCACTACATTCCCATCTACCTGGTGGTGACGGGCTCCTTCAGCCTGGCCCTCGCCGtgctctcctgcctgccctgttcCCAGGAGTCTGACGAGGGCGATCAGGGGCCTCTTTACAAGCTCTGCACCACCTGGAATTCCCTGGTCTCCTTCTTCCTCTTCTGCTGGTTCATCGCCG GTAATGTGTGGATATACTCCATTTACGCCCCGGACTATGACCCGAAGGCCGGCGTCTCATACTGCAACAAGACGCTGTACCTCTTCGCCTTCTGGACGACCACACTGTGCTACATCCTGCTGGGGCTCATGTTAGTCGGAGGCTGCTGCATGttgctctgtttgtgtgtgttgggaAAGAGCGTCCAAGAGGGGGCTGATGAGGTCTGA
- the LOC111850613 gene encoding zona pellucida sperm-binding protein 3-like isoform X1 codes for MGIVEVIRSLIADLLIISLVTDCYYVVPELSSAPTNEHRKSHRLGSNYASPNLLKTVSVKCRESELEIAVKADLYNIGTPIKGADLRLGADPGVKESCKAKASGPSAYTIIADLKDCGTHRLVIEDSLIYANLLVYSPKPSPIGVVRMKGVAIPIECRYTRRFRVESSILKPTWMPIASAPPGDLLDFSLKLMSSDWRTDRASPFYFLGDFLYIQASVRSDSRLPLTLFVDSCVATLHPYQSSRPRYSFLENNGCLIDTMLTGSSSMILPRVQQTTLQLLLETFVFPRQPANTMYITCHVVATVSGETMDAKRRACSFVDGSWRSADGNDWVCSGCDSYHRSGRPIWSTGPGSRQWPASISRNGVGTPRGWEMEISVGPAIILPNNGVDNPLFPGMLVPAQPSGAYWRPVKDSIRGLFDWQKDGSSHSILDLAEDGGLPNKMAEEKETAVGPITQHERNGTSIVLQPQADVGLTSSLVLLGELSSKPEVLRRKDFIHPVPPFHQDGTLAQRPASQP; via the exons ATGGGGATCGTGGAAGTAATACGGAGTCTGATCGCTGACCTGTTGATAATTTCTTTAGTAACTGACTGCTACTACGTTGTGCCAGAACTAAGCAGCGCTCCTACGAATGAACACCGAAAGTCTCATCGGCTAGGAAGTAACTATGCATCTCCCAATTTGCTAAAGACTGTCAGCGTCAAATGCCGTGAGTCTGAGCTGGAGATTGCGGTGAAAGCCGATCTTTATAACATAGGTACCCCTATCAAGGGGGCCGATCTAAGATTAGGAGCGGATCCTGGCGTTAAGGAATCGTGCAAGGCTAAGGCTTCTGGACCATCCGCGTATACCATAATCGCTGACCTAAAGGACTGCGGCACCCACAGATTG GTCATAGAGGATTCATTGATTTATGCAAACCTTCTCGTCTATTCACCGAAACCATCTCCAATCGGCGTCGTGCGGATGAAAGGCGTTGCTATTCCGATTGAGTGCCGTTATACACG GAGATTCCGTGTGGAAAGTAGTATCCTTAAACCAACGTGGATGCCCATCGCCTCAGCTCCGCCTGGGGATTTGCTGGATTTCTCCCTGAAACTCATGTCTA GTGACTGGCGAACTGACCGAGCTTCTCCTTTCTACTTCCTGGGGGATTTCCTATACATCCAAGCCTCTGTCCGATCAGACAGTCGCCTTCCCCTCACCCTGTTTGTAGACAGCTGCGTTGCTACTCTACACCCATATCAGAGTTCTCGCCCGAGATACTCATTTCTCGAGAACAATGG GTGCCTGATTGACACTATGCTGACTGGGTCCAGCTCCATGATTCTGCCCAGAGTCCAGCAGACCACGCTGCAGCTTTTGCTGGAGACCTTTGTGTTTCCTCGGCAACCGGCAAATACG ATGTACATCACATGTCACGTGGTGGCCACAGTCAGTGGGGAGACTATGGATGCCAAACGACGGGCTTGTTCCTTTGTGGATGGAAG TTGGAGATCTGCAGATGGGAATGACTGGGTATGCAGTGGCTGTGACTCGTACCACAGGTCTGGCCGGCCCATTTGGTCCACTGGCCCTGGCAGCCGCCAGTGGCCGGCTAGCATCTCCCGCAATGGCGTGGGCACTCCGAGAG GATGGGAAATGGAGATAAGCGTGGGGCCTGCGATCATCCTTCCAAACAACGGTGTTGACAACCCCTTGTTCCCAGGCATGCTGGTTCCAGCACAGCCATCTGGAGCTTACTGGAGACCTGTAAAGGATTCCATAAGAGGTTTATTTG ACTGGCAGAAGGATGGTAGTTCACACTCTATCCTGGACCTTGCAGAAGATGGTGGTCTGCCAAACAAAATGGCTG AAGAGAAGGAAACCGCAGTTGGCCCAATAACACAACATGAACGAAATGGCACCTCCATAGTCCTTCAGCCTCAAGCAGATGTTGGATTAACCAGCTCTTTGGTTCTGTTGGGTGAACTTTCTTCTAAGCCTGAAGTTCTTAGAAGGAAAGACTTCATCCATCCTGTCCCACCATTTCATCAGGATGGCACCCTGGCACAGAGGCCTGCATCACAACCATGA
- the LOC111850613 gene encoding zona pellucida sperm-binding protein 3-like isoform X2, whose amino-acid sequence MGIVEVIRSLIADLLIISLVTDCYYVVPELSSAPTNEHRKSHRLGSNYASPNLLKTVSVKCRESELEIAVKADLYNIGTPIKGADLRLGADPGVKESCKAKASGPSAYTIIADLKDCGTHRLVIEDSLIYANLLVYSPKPSPIGVVRMKGVAIPIECRYTRRFRVESSILKPTWMPIASAPPGDLLDFSLKLMSSDWRTDRASPFYFLGDFLYIQASVRSDSRLPLTLFVDSCVATLHPYQSSRPRYSFLENNGCLIDTMLTGSSSMILPRVQQTTLQLLLETFVFPRQPANTMYITCHVVATVSGETMDAKRRACSFVDGSWRSADGNDWVCSGCDSYHRSGRPIWSTGPGSRQWPASISRNGVGTPRGWEMEISVGPAIILPNNGVDNPLFPGMLVPAQPSGAYWRPVKDSIRDWQKDGSSHSILDLAEDGGLPNKMAEEKETAVGPITQHERNGTSIVLQPQADVGLTSSLVLLGELSSKPEVLRRKDFIHPVPPFHQDGTLAQRPASQP is encoded by the exons ATGGGGATCGTGGAAGTAATACGGAGTCTGATCGCTGACCTGTTGATAATTTCTTTAGTAACTGACTGCTACTACGTTGTGCCAGAACTAAGCAGCGCTCCTACGAATGAACACCGAAAGTCTCATCGGCTAGGAAGTAACTATGCATCTCCCAATTTGCTAAAGACTGTCAGCGTCAAATGCCGTGAGTCTGAGCTGGAGATTGCGGTGAAAGCCGATCTTTATAACATAGGTACCCCTATCAAGGGGGCCGATCTAAGATTAGGAGCGGATCCTGGCGTTAAGGAATCGTGCAAGGCTAAGGCTTCTGGACCATCCGCGTATACCATAATCGCTGACCTAAAGGACTGCGGCACCCACAGATTG GTCATAGAGGATTCATTGATTTATGCAAACCTTCTCGTCTATTCACCGAAACCATCTCCAATCGGCGTCGTGCGGATGAAAGGCGTTGCTATTCCGATTGAGTGCCGTTATACACG GAGATTCCGTGTGGAAAGTAGTATCCTTAAACCAACGTGGATGCCCATCGCCTCAGCTCCGCCTGGGGATTTGCTGGATTTCTCCCTGAAACTCATGTCTA GTGACTGGCGAACTGACCGAGCTTCTCCTTTCTACTTCCTGGGGGATTTCCTATACATCCAAGCCTCTGTCCGATCAGACAGTCGCCTTCCCCTCACCCTGTTTGTAGACAGCTGCGTTGCTACTCTACACCCATATCAGAGTTCTCGCCCGAGATACTCATTTCTCGAGAACAATGG GTGCCTGATTGACACTATGCTGACTGGGTCCAGCTCCATGATTCTGCCCAGAGTCCAGCAGACCACGCTGCAGCTTTTGCTGGAGACCTTTGTGTTTCCTCGGCAACCGGCAAATACG ATGTACATCACATGTCACGTGGTGGCCACAGTCAGTGGGGAGACTATGGATGCCAAACGACGGGCTTGTTCCTTTGTGGATGGAAG TTGGAGATCTGCAGATGGGAATGACTGGGTATGCAGTGGCTGTGACTCGTACCACAGGTCTGGCCGGCCCATTTGGTCCACTGGCCCTGGCAGCCGCCAGTGGCCGGCTAGCATCTCCCGCAATGGCGTGGGCACTCCGAGAG GATGGGAAATGGAGATAAGCGTGGGGCCTGCGATCATCCTTCCAAACAACGGTGTTGACAACCCCTTGTTCCCAGGCATGCTGGTTCCAGCACAGCCATCTGGAGCTTACTGGAGACCTGTAAAGGATTCCATAAGAG ACTGGCAGAAGGATGGTAGTTCACACTCTATCCTGGACCTTGCAGAAGATGGTGGTCTGCCAAACAAAATGGCTG AAGAGAAGGAAACCGCAGTTGGCCCAATAACACAACATGAACGAAATGGCACCTCCATAGTCCTTCAGCCTCAAGCAGATGTTGGATTAACCAGCTCTTTGGTTCTGTTGGGTGAACTTTCTTCTAAGCCTGAAGTTCTTAGAAGGAAAGACTTCATCCATCCTGTCCCACCATTTCATCAGGATGGCACCCTGGCACAGAGGCCTGCATCACAACCATGA
- the LOC111850613 gene encoding zona pellucida sperm-binding protein 3-like isoform X3, protein MKGVAIPIECRYTRRFRVESSILKPTWMPIASAPPGDLLDFSLKLMSSDWRTDRASPFYFLGDFLYIQASVRSDSRLPLTLFVDSCVATLHPYQSSRPRYSFLENNGCLIDTMLTGSSSMILPRVQQTTLQLLLETFVFPRQPANTMYITCHVVATVSGETMDAKRRACSFVDGSWRSADGNDWVCSGCDSYHRSGRPIWSTGPGSRQWPASISRNGVGTPRGWEMEISVGPAIILPNNGVDNPLFPGMLVPAQPSGAYWRPVKDSIRGLFDWQKDGSSHSILDLAEDGGLPNKMAEEKETAVGPITQHERNGTSIVLQPQADVGLTSSLVLLGELSSKPEVLRRKDFIHPVPPFHQDGTLAQRPASQP, encoded by the exons ATGAAAGGCGTTGCTATTCCGATTGAGTGCCGTTATACACG GAGATTCCGTGTGGAAAGTAGTATCCTTAAACCAACGTGGATGCCCATCGCCTCAGCTCCGCCTGGGGATTTGCTGGATTTCTCCCTGAAACTCATGTCTA GTGACTGGCGAACTGACCGAGCTTCTCCTTTCTACTTCCTGGGGGATTTCCTATACATCCAAGCCTCTGTCCGATCAGACAGTCGCCTTCCCCTCACCCTGTTTGTAGACAGCTGCGTTGCTACTCTACACCCATATCAGAGTTCTCGCCCGAGATACTCATTTCTCGAGAACAATGG GTGCCTGATTGACACTATGCTGACTGGGTCCAGCTCCATGATTCTGCCCAGAGTCCAGCAGACCACGCTGCAGCTTTTGCTGGAGACCTTTGTGTTTCCTCGGCAACCGGCAAATACG ATGTACATCACATGTCACGTGGTGGCCACAGTCAGTGGGGAGACTATGGATGCCAAACGACGGGCTTGTTCCTTTGTGGATGGAAG TTGGAGATCTGCAGATGGGAATGACTGGGTATGCAGTGGCTGTGACTCGTACCACAGGTCTGGCCGGCCCATTTGGTCCACTGGCCCTGGCAGCCGCCAGTGGCCGGCTAGCATCTCCCGCAATGGCGTGGGCACTCCGAGAG GATGGGAAATGGAGATAAGCGTGGGGCCTGCGATCATCCTTCCAAACAACGGTGTTGACAACCCCTTGTTCCCAGGCATGCTGGTTCCAGCACAGCCATCTGGAGCTTACTGGAGACCTGTAAAGGATTCCATAAGAGGTTTATTTG ACTGGCAGAAGGATGGTAGTTCACACTCTATCCTGGACCTTGCAGAAGATGGTGGTCTGCCAAACAAAATGGCTG AAGAGAAGGAAACCGCAGTTGGCCCAATAACACAACATGAACGAAATGGCACCTCCATAGTCCTTCAGCCTCAAGCAGATGTTGGATTAACCAGCTCTTTGGTTCTGTTGGGTGAACTTTCTTCTAAGCCTGAAGTTCTTAGAAGGAAAGACTTCATCCATCCTGTCCCACCATTTCATCAGGATGGCACCCTGGCACAGAGGCCTGCATCACAACCATGA